A stretch of DNA from Azotosporobacter soli:
GAACCCGGCGCACGAGGCCGGACTACGCAAAGCGAAAGCGGAAATTATACCGGCAAAGCGCCCGCCGCCATTGTCGATCTGAAAGCAGCGGTACGCTACCTGCGCCATAATGCGGCACGCATTCCCGGCGACAGTGAAAAAATCATCTCGAACGGAACCAGCGCTGGCGGGGCACTGTCAGCATTACTCGGAGCAACCGGAAACAGTGGCGACTATACAAAGGAGCTTACGCAACTTGGCGCAGCGAACGAACGCGACGATATTTTTGCCGCCTCCTGCTATTGCCCGATTACGGATCTTGAGCATGCTGACATGGCCTATGAATGGCTGTTTAACGGCATCAATGACTATAAAAAAATGACCTTCTCCGGCGGCGCGATGCCGTCGCCCGGCCAGCAACCGATCATGCTGCCGCCGCCAACCGATCTGCCAAAACCGCTTGAAATCAGCGGTCAAATGACGGCGGAGCAAATACAGCTCTCCAATGAATTAAAACCGCTTTTTCCCGCCTACCTGAACGGGCTGCAATTAACGGACAGCGGCAAGCCGCTGAAACTGGACGCAGACGGAAACGGCAGCTTTAAAGAATACGTCAAAGCCTTCGTGATGGCTTCGGCGCAAACGGCGCTCAATCAAGGCAGCGACCTTTCCGACTTTGCCTGGCTGACGGTTCAAAACGGCCGCGTGACCGCCCTCGATTTTGACGCCTATCTGCGTTATGCCGGACGAATGAAAACAACGCCGGCCTTCGACGACGTAGCCTTAGGCAGCGGCGAAAACAGCCTGTTTGGAACTGCATCCGTCAACGCACAGCATTTTAGCGAATTCGCGGCAAAGCGCAGCACGGTCGGCGGTACGCTTGCCGAACCGTCGCTCATACGACAAATGAATCCGCTATCCTACATCGGCCAATCCACTGCGAGCACCGCCCATTACTGGCGGATCCGTCACGGCTCGCTCGATCGCGATACGTCTTTGGCCGTCCCTGTTATTTTAGCAACCAAACTGCGCAACCATGGCGCGTCCGTCGATTTTGCGCTGCCCTGGGGCAAAAGCCACAGCGGCGACTATGATCTGCCGGAACTGTTCGCCTGGGTCGATCAAATCTGCCAGACCAAATAATCCTTTGAAAAGAGCCTTGCCTCGATGGTGAAGCTTTCAGACCGTAGACGGTACAAAAGAAACGATAACACGAAGAATCGAAGAGGGGAAGAATGGAAGAATAATAATAAAATCTTCCGACCTTCCCTTCTTCGGTTCTTCGTGTAAAAAACGTCCCACTTGATTTCATTTTGTCGATAGTCTCAAAGCTTCACCGCAAGGGAAAGCTCTTTTCAATATTGACAGAACGAAAATATTTTGTTGACCATTCTGTAACATTGCCTTGTTATGATAAACCTATCAAGAAGAGGGAGTGATCGCAGATGAATAAAATCGTTAAACAACTGGCCGTGCTTTCGATGGTCGGCCTGATGCAAATCGCGTTTGCCGTCAGCGCAAATGAAGTTTCCGCCGCACGTCCGGACGGCCCGGCCATGCAACGTTATGAGGAAGATCAAAACGATCCGCACCACAAGGATCAGGATCGCGAACGGCAAGAGCGCGAACGCCACGAGAGGGAGCGCGCCGAAAAAGAACGCCATGAACATGAAATGAAGCGTCACCCCGGCGAAGATGAGCGCGCCTGGCATGACCGCCAACAAGAAGAACAGCGGCGTCATGACGAAAACATGCAGCGTCTGGCCAGAGACATCGTCTCTTTGGTGCTCGACAAACGCTAACCGCTCCCTAGGAGCGTAACGATAGAAATCCCTTCCCATTCTGCCCTCAATAAAAAAGCACTGTCGCAATCCGCTGCGGCAGTGCTTTTTTTGCACCAAGCTATTTTTGAGCCGCCAGCTTCAGCGCTTCCTGG
This window harbors:
- a CDS encoding subtype B tannase, producing MFRRICPVALLTLLWLAIGAVFASATPAFAAEYSLDFDAASFSIESATVGEQTVTYRAYKNLVYVQHPVDTTYQNLNLYVPVEYFAGKSIGAYTAKTAPIFLPNTIGGYMPALPGTPGLDRDGKPNAALTALAHGYVVAEPGARGRTTQSESGNYTGKAPAAIVDLKAAVRYLRHNAARIPGDSEKIISNGTSAGGALSALLGATGNSGDYTKELTQLGAANERDDIFAASCYCPITDLEHADMAYEWLFNGINDYKKMTFSGGAMPSPGQQPIMLPPPTDLPKPLEISGQMTAEQIQLSNELKPLFPAYLNGLQLTDSGKPLKLDADGNGSFKEYVKAFVMASAQTALNQGSDLSDFAWLTVQNGRVTALDFDAYLRYAGRMKTTPAFDDVALGSGENSLFGTASVNAQHFSEFAAKRSTVGGTLAEPSLIRQMNPLSYIGQSTASTAHYWRIRHGSLDRDTSLAVPVILATKLRNHGASVDFALPWGKSHSGDYDLPELFAWVDQICQTK